A genomic segment from Juglans regia cultivar Chandler chromosome 14, Walnut 2.0, whole genome shotgun sequence encodes:
- the LOC109015895 gene encoding uncharacterized protein LOC109015895, whose protein sequence is MDSGSNSNNLIGVREQDGTGYDYTAIFIRIINKQVEVLLKLLQVKYSSDSPLDMIGVIIVLVFIPISMVYMVAAEVITHVPNTSYRHVIGPIIYISGVLTCVLLLLILFPTFWLFILLPCFAFLFTISIWVLYHSRQQIFGFFHDGIYARLHNSSQWVFNLFHSGEANPQAFSENSTGNAPAAV, encoded by the exons ATGGATAGCGGCAGCAACTCCAACAATCTGATCGG TGTAAGAGAGCAAGATGGGACTGGTTATGATTACACCGCCATATTCATAAGAATTATCAACAAGCAAGTTGAGGTGTTGCTTAAGCTTCTACAAGTGAAGTACTCATCCGATTCCCCGTTGGATATGATCGGCGTTATAATCGTGCTGGTTTTCATTCCGATATCAATGGTTTACATGGTTGCAGCAGAGGTGATAACCCATGTTCCAAACACAAGCTACCGTCATGTCATTGGGCCCATCATTTATATTTCCGGTGTCCTAACTTGTGTCCTACTATTATTGATACTCTTTCCAACTTTTTGGTTGTTCATTTTACTTCCATGTTTTGCATTCCTATTCACAATATCCATATGGGTATTATACCACTCGCGTCAACAGATTTTTGGGTTCTTCCATGATGGAATATACGCCCGATTACACAACTCATCCCAATGGGTCTTCAATCTATTTCATAGCGGAGAAGCAAATCCTCAAGCATTTAGTGAAAACTCCACGGGTAATGCTCCGGCAGCAGTATGA